From the Candidatus Latescibacter sp. genome, one window contains:
- a CDS encoding DUF362 domain-containing protein, whose product MKRRDFLKTSAALGAAGLAGQGCSSLGKTSTAGGDKFNVHPFIRQNPKAVFIHFTSVSAIADTAGIRQAGYQLSKELMVKSNDGFPMTAKVNVKPNWTSAGPQKGKPVFEKLGTNTDPNFIEGWVAAMKELGPQQYFIRECCCPTQWEPMGWAAMAARNNIDLRDLSTMDVWTLKEGRDIIFLNIPDGVLFKTMGYMAPMNEPGTCLVNIAKLKAHGMGITTTIKNLQGITAKRFHQFCTRYDSIRKQPRPAYETRYHQYFKDDFEKHLEALHARHMKEGYPRWDRPGTEGGIWQETWANRALDNLSVTPTALNMVEAIYSQDGNGFGIGPHEKLGPYGTTSRDYLSNIVIFGKDPFRVDIIAHWLAGHEPGNFGLFHIGIERKMSDVLDPRDIPLFVWKDGKAAPAKLESLKRTPLVTYYLQRDYNGQKEPRFHLCDEPFDYSAWKKGRKVSARKPVIENLGLDNAGRVNLSLTLPERDKVGVTVLNSRGEVVGRLLDGDLDAGVHHVVWDNFNSPGLYTAYVKGMGWDAVREMPIYPV is encoded by the coding sequence ATGAAACGCAGAGATTTTCTTAAAACATCCGCCGCTCTCGGCGCCGCCGGGCTTGCCGGGCAGGGCTGCTCTTCCCTTGGGAAAACATCCACAGCCGGCGGTGACAAGTTTAATGTCCACCCGTTCATACGTCAAAATCCCAAAGCGGTGTTCATTCATTTCACATCGGTGAGCGCCATTGCCGATACCGCCGGGATCCGTCAGGCCGGATACCAGCTCTCCAAAGAGCTTATGGTCAAATCGAACGACGGATTCCCCATGACAGCCAAGGTGAATGTAAAACCGAACTGGACTTCCGCCGGCCCCCAGAAGGGCAAGCCGGTGTTTGAAAAACTGGGGACCAACACCGACCCGAACTTCATCGAGGGCTGGGTCGCCGCCATGAAGGAGCTTGGGCCGCAGCAGTATTTCATTCGCGAATGCTGCTGTCCTACCCAGTGGGAACCCATGGGATGGGCCGCAATGGCCGCGAGAAACAACATCGATCTGCGCGATCTTTCCACTATGGATGTCTGGACTTTGAAAGAGGGCAGGGACATCATTTTCCTCAATATTCCGGACGGGGTGCTTTTTAAAACCATGGGATACATGGCACCCATGAACGAGCCGGGAACCTGCCTTGTGAATATAGCCAAGCTCAAAGCGCATGGCATGGGAATCACCACCACCATCAAGAACCTGCAGGGGATCACCGCCAAACGTTTCCACCAGTTCTGCACACGGTACGACAGCATTCGAAAACAGCCCCGCCCGGCGTACGAGACACGGTATCACCAGTATTTCAAGGACGATTTCGAGAAGCACCTGGAGGCTCTCCACGCCCGGCATATGAAAGAGGGTTACCCGCGATGGGACCGGCCCGGCACTGAAGGCGGCATCTGGCAGGAAACCTGGGCCAACCGCGCTCTCGACAACCTGAGCGTCACCCCCACCGCGCTGAACATGGTCGAGGCCATTTACAGCCAGGACGGCAACGGTTTCGGCATCGGCCCTCACGAAAAACTGGGGCCGTACGGTACAACCAGCCGCGATTACCTTTCGAATATCGTGATTTTCGGCAAGGACCCCTTCCGGGTGGACATCATCGCCCATTGGCTGGCCGGTCACGAACCGGGCAATTTCGGGCTTTTCCACATCGGTATCGAACGCAAGATGTCGGATGTGCTCGACCCACGGGATATTCCGCTGTTCGTCTGGAAAGACGGCAAGGCTGCCCCCGCCAAGCTTGAGAGCCTTAAACGCACTCCGCTGGTCACCTACTATCTCCAGCGCGACTACAACGGCCAGAAAGAACCCCGTTTCCACCTCTGCGATGAGCCGTTCGATTACTCCGCCTGGAAAAAGGGCAGGAAAGTCAGCGCCCGGAAGCCGGTCATCGAGAACCTCGGCCTGGACAATGCGGGAAGGGTCAATCTCAGTCTCACACTCCCGGAGAGGGACAAGGTCGGTGTGACCGTTCTCAACAGCCGCGGCGAGGTAGTGGGGCGGCTCCTCGACGGCGACCTAGATGCCGGGGTGCACCATGTGGTCTGGGATAATTTCAATTCTCCGGGCCTCTATACGGCGTATGTCAAAGGCATGGGCTGGGATGCTGTGCGGGAGATGCCTATTTACCCGGTATGA